Below is a window of Macadamia integrifolia cultivar HAES 741 chromosome 8, SCU_Mint_v3, whole genome shotgun sequence DNA.
ACCCTTTGGCAACAACTGCATTTGATACCATCACGAGTTATTCGCCCTTCTGCTTTTGGACAGGAATCCTTTCTGCACATATACTGTACCTTTGCCCTTGGCAACACCACATCATTATCTATCAACCAAGAAAGGACAGTACGTGGAGTGTGGGATGGGGGACTCTTTACTAAAACATGCCGTGCCCTTTTACTTGATCGCAGTACACGAGTCGGATAGCCATTGTCCAAGTTATTTCCTCGTCTGATTATAACAGATGtatttcctttcttcaatttctgagTAAAAAAAGGGCGGCCCCGTTTTCTTTTGCCCAAAACAGAAACCTCCTGTCCATCTTTTCTACACTGTCTATTATGCGAACCAGCTTTTGCTCGACTTTGAAACAAACCAGATTCAAGATGAAATGAGCCATTCTCCCTCATCTTCCAATGATTTCTAATTTCTCTGTCCAGTGTTTCCCCACACTGAACAAAATTTTGTGACTGCAATAAACCAGAGGAATCTAACTGTCCATTAGGTGGCACAATATCCTCAAACTCCATACGTATTACTGGAGATGAGGACTTCTCAAGAGCTAAGGAGCCCATGGGATTCCCAGTTGTACCCATGTTTCTTGTCAACTGCTCAGTTGtagaaatattttcaaaaatctcACCTTCTTCCACACATGCCATACAGGCTGTTCGAAGAGAGTAATACCACTTTCCATTAGGTGCCTTGTAACGCATCTCACGGTATAATGTCCCATCAATCCTTTTCCGGGTAAAATAATGAAACTTCCACCCGATAGCTGAGAGATGGCTCCTTGCTTTTAAGCGCAAATCATCTTTCGATATGCCAATATTCCGGAGGAATTTTTGCTTCTCCTCTGCCAATGAAATCTCAGAATAACTTTTCACAGCCTGAGGGCAGAATTCGGGTTCAAAAACTACGAAATTGGAATTGAGGTCCATGGGAACGTCCCTTCTAGAGGAAAGATCTAACGTCGAAGTGTGTATTTTAGCTGGCACAGGTAACCGTTGAGCTTTCCTTCTTAATTTCAAAGATGTATGCTTACAGTTTGGCTGACCACATGGACCCTTTTTGCTTCCACAATCTTCTGTAGTACTCAGAACAACTCCCTCTTGAGCCGTGCTTTCTAGACTTGATTCAATAGACAAAGCTCGAGGTTGTATAGTTATTTGTTCCCTATAGAACGACCCATTCATGTCAACAGAAAGATTCACACCAAACCTATCATCCTCCATCTGATGAATAAAATTTCCTGCATCCACGCTACCTTCTTCACTGGGTTCAACCATAGCAAAGTATGGATTGGTAGGCAGAGTCTCAGTAGACAAGCCATATTCACATACAGAAAATGCTGAAGCATTGTTTTTCCTCTTCAAGGTAATAAATTCAGGATGTTCAGGTAAAGATAATGCCGGTTCAGCTTCCCCTTCCAGGGCTTCTGGAACAACTCTGTGCAGAGAAAAGTCAGTATCCCAGGTATTATTTCTTTTACTTGACACCTCAGCCAACTTCAATGTTTCCTCCAGGTTGGTAACATCAAGAACCTTGTCCAAAGTAAGCTCCATGTTTTCGACAATGGTGTCCAACACCAAATGAGCCCATGCTGATTCCTCCCAAAAGGTCCACTCACATATTTCCTTCTGAAATTCCTCCTTGGTCCTCACATCATACCATAGCTGCCTCACTGAAACAAGCAAAGGATATTTCTCTTCGTACCTCTCAATCAATTGAAGAAATAACCAGTCTCCACGACATTTCCACTCTTCTGACATCTCATACCAATCTTGGGTAATCCGCAAATTATTAATTCCCACGCTCATTTCATCACCCAAGTCAGGGAACAAGATCAGCCTCTTACCTGTGCCATCCTCATGATCAAAGACAACACCTTCCCACCAAGCATCATTGTGCAACGCATCAACACAGAGTCCATAATGAAGTGTCCATTTAGTAATTTGAAGTGGAGGAGGTGTTGGCCTTATCCGGCCACGGTTATGGGTGGGGGTACCTCTTATTTTGAGGCAGTTACTTTCCATTTTAGAAGGAAAATCGATATCTTCACTGAGTTTTTCAGAGCAATTGTCCACCAGCATGTTGTCATACTCGACGGAACGCGAATAACCAGAGTTTTTAGTGATAACTCCTGAGTGCCACGACCCTTCGAATCCCGATTCCAGACTCCTTACCTGCATTGTCGCATTGAGAAATCCAActatttgaaaaacaaaaagattaaTAGCTCATGATCAGAACTGACGAACAGAGAAGAATAAACTCACAACCCATTCCATTCACCAAACTAAATCCCCGGAACAAGCATTTTACATGAAAAACCAAATAACTTAATAAAAGTAAGTAACGACGCAGCTTGAATCAAAAGAGCAGAAgataaagaaaacagaaaaacccaAAGACAGAAACGACACACTAGCAACCATGACGACACGAAACCATACAACTGACCATTAAAAAAGCGAACaaaacaaggagagagaaacgaaaacaacaaaaaaaatatataaagctttttcccctttctgaTATAAAGATCAAAACTAAGAAGTCACGCACAACTACTGAgtcaaaaggaagaaagaagcagCACTACCTCAACTCTCTCTCCAGGAAGAAACATCGATTCTGGTCTCCTCTtgcgtttcttcttcttctcggaACCATCTCCAAGTAGAACCGCCATTAATAGACAAGAAGCACAAAGAAATCAGTAACGTAGAAGTAACCAATGCAAGAGCAAACGATaaaacaactctctctctctctctctctctctcacagtctGAGAAGCAAAACCTGTTACCCTACCGAACAGAAATCAAAAAGGAAGAAGTCCCTCCTCTGAGCCATATAGGATTCCCCTGCCCCACAATCCCCACAGTTCCtttctgaaaattaaaataaattatttactTCAGTTTCGGATTAGTTATCGAATTCTAAAAGTACCCTCAAGATTCTAATCGAACCGTTCAGATCTCGACCGCGCTTGTTTACCCTTTTCCGGAAATCCCAATCAcaatttctattctttttttaatttttatttttataatattctGCCTTTTTGGTCGTACTTTGTTAGGTTTTATTACAGTATCGACCTAGTGTTTCCCAGAAACTATTCGGAAAATGAAATGGCGGCAGCCCATAAGTTGATTCACTATATATTCCAATCCTACGGTTGTGAGACGAGGTCCCACATCAACcacatcataaattattatattaaattGCTATAACATTGGAGGAATGTTTGGctttttcccataatttattaaaaaaatgtgaaaCTTGGAGAGGAAGAAACGGAGAGGAGGAAGACCTTCAAAAAGCTGGAAACTTTCCAAAGAAAACTGAAAGAAAGCGAGACTCTTTTAGAATTCTCACACCTGTCATTTTCACTCTTTTAGAAAGGAGATCGTCTAATTAGAGAGTGCCACCTGTGCATATGGTCCAAGTAGCGTTTCCGAGTAGTCGCATTGCACTTATCTCTGTTTGCGGCGTTCACCGTTATATTGGATtggatcggatcggatcggatcggatcCAATCGAGCCTAGGCCTTTATGGTAGGAAAATGGATCGGATTCGTTTTTGAATCTGATCAATCACCCATTCTTCTTGACAGTGGTACTGCATAGCGGTCTTGAAGCGCAGTTCCTCTTTTTTTGGATGTTCATAATTTTATGTTTATACCAATCTTCATGATCAAGTCTATGAACGAAGTAGTCCTACTCATGGACTTTTTTCAATCAATAGCACTAACAAACTCTTTCACATAGAATAATTAATATGGACATTGATGTACTCACTTACTTATATActtaaaagataaataaaaaaaaaaactctaggtCCTTCATGCCACTTCAACCTATTATATGAATTAAACTAATTTTGCAACCGTTCGAGTCACCATGTCCTATTATTGCTCATTGATCTTTGGTCTGGTGAAAATGTTACTTGTCGTGTGGGGTTTCCATGAAGCACTCTTTTTTCTGTtgctacaaaaataaaataaaataaaactttgcAGTGCGAAATTCCAATCAATGAATTTCGTTCTTACTTAACAAAGAAACTTTTACTTTGTAACCAAATATATTGAATTTACAAGGGGAAGTAAAGATTATATCTTAAGAgtataattactaaatatgcTGGCATTGGATGTGTTGCTAGAGACAATGTGAGCCATGTCATCTTCGCTTCATCAGGTTGTTGTCCCTTCAATCGCTACTATTAACCACGAATTGGAAGCTATTTTGATTGGTTTGGATGAATTATACTCTTGAGAGGCATATTTATAGAGAGTCAATCATGTGGCTGATCATTTGTTTGTATTGTAGACCTCTCTTGGTAGGGTAGAATTTTCTTGAGTCTTTGCCTTCATAGGTCTAAGCATGTGTAATTAAGTAGATCTCAAATGATGTAGAAATGCTCATCTCAAGAGTTAATAGGGTGTCTACTTTTATTTGGGATTTTGTGAGGACCTGATCTTTCTAGCCTTCacttctctctttattttcatATTGTAGTCATTTTTTTAGTTAATCAATAGCTTtgttcttcttaaaaaaaaaacgaaaaaatgcATATAGATATAAGAGTTTTaagtaattttctcttttagaaATTTTCAAGTAAAGTTACACAAGTATAATTATAAaggtttcattttctttatgaaaaagaaacaaaaaaaaaaaaaaa
It encodes the following:
- the LOC122086021 gene encoding uncharacterized protein LOC122086021 isoform X1, which gives rise to MAVLLGDGSEKKKKRKRRPESMFLPGERVEVRSLESGFEGSWHSGVITKNSGYSRSVEYDNMLVDNCSEKLSEDIDFPSKMESNCLKIRGTPTHNRGRIRPTPPPLQITKWTLHYGLCVDALHNDAWWEGVVFDHEDGTGKRLILFPDLGDEMSVGINNLRITQDWYEMSEEWKCRGDWLFLQLIERYEEKYPLLVSVRQLWYDVRTKEEFQKEICEWTFWEESAWAHLVLDTIVENMELTLDKVLDVTNLEETLKLAEVSSKRNNTWDTDFSLHRVVPEALEGEAEPALSLPEHPEFITLKRKNNASAFSVCEYGLSTETLPTNPYFAMVEPSEEGSVDAGNFIHQMEDDRFGVNLSVDMNGSFYREQITIQPRALSIESSLESTAQEGVVLSTTEDCGSKKGPCGQPNCKHTSLKLRRKAQRLPVPAKIHTSTLDLSSRRDVPMDLNSNFVVFEPEFCPQAVKSYSEISLAEEKQKFLRNIGISKDDLRLKARSHLSAIGWKFHYFTRKRIDGTLYREMRYKAPNGKWYYSLRTACMACVEEGEIFENISTTEQLTRNMGTTGNPMGSLALEKSSSPVIRMEFEDIVPPNGQLDSSGLLQSQNFVQCGETLDREIRNHWKMRENGSFHLESGLFQSRAKAGSHNRQCRKDGQEVSVLGKRKRGRPFFTQKLKKGNTSVIIRRGNNLDNGYPTRVLRSSKRARHVLVKSPPSHTPRTVLSWLIDNDVVLPRAKVQYMCRKDSCPKAEGRITRDGIKCSCCQRVFTLSGFETHAGSTYGHPATCILLEDGRSLLDCQTEMLKHNKMKSFLTEPRERIKSNRPCYVNDIICSVCHYGGTLILCDQCPSSFHLGCLGLEDLPEGKWYCPSCSCCICGQSEFNENVEQFTEKTVLYCDQCEREYHVGCLKKRRRVQLESCPKGNWFCSKKCEKIFVGLHKLLGKSVSLGMDNLTWTLLKATKDDSCSLNASDEEAMIECHSKLNVALAVMHECFEPIKESHSKRDLFEDVIFCKGSELNRLNFRGFYTVLLGRKDEVISAATFRVYGEKVAEVPLIGTRVQYRRLGMCRLLLNELEKKLMELGVERLLLPAVPQVLHAWTASFGFSKMADSERLKFLEYIFLDFPDTSMCQKLLATSTGDQNKLGRKLSQSDESIKVDKYGIVPGAIPADNVEQKQDVVAGNGNNERVLIETAPIPLITESINPESNQSHGETSGGCSVNKFTERKEDGGLHGSCLKYYTRRKI
- the LOC122086021 gene encoding uncharacterized protein LOC122086021 isoform X2, which produces MQVRSLESGFEGSWHSGVITKNSGYSRSVEYDNMLVDNCSEKLSEDIDFPSKMESNCLKIRGTPTHNRGRIRPTPPPLQITKWTLHYGLCVDALHNDAWWEGVVFDHEDGTGKRLILFPDLGDEMSVGINNLRITQDWYEMSEEWKCRGDWLFLQLIERYEEKYPLLVSVRQLWYDVRTKEEFQKEICEWTFWEESAWAHLVLDTIVENMELTLDKVLDVTNLEETLKLAEVSSKRNNTWDTDFSLHRVVPEALEGEAEPALSLPEHPEFITLKRKNNASAFSVCEYGLSTETLPTNPYFAMVEPSEEGSVDAGNFIHQMEDDRFGVNLSVDMNGSFYREQITIQPRALSIESSLESTAQEGVVLSTTEDCGSKKGPCGQPNCKHTSLKLRRKAQRLPVPAKIHTSTLDLSSRRDVPMDLNSNFVVFEPEFCPQAVKSYSEISLAEEKQKFLRNIGISKDDLRLKARSHLSAIGWKFHYFTRKRIDGTLYREMRYKAPNGKWYYSLRTACMACVEEGEIFENISTTEQLTRNMGTTGNPMGSLALEKSSSPVIRMEFEDIVPPNGQLDSSGLLQSQNFVQCGETLDREIRNHWKMRENGSFHLESGLFQSRAKAGSHNRQCRKDGQEVSVLGKRKRGRPFFTQKLKKGNTSVIIRRGNNLDNGYPTRVLRSSKRARHVLVKSPPSHTPRTVLSWLIDNDVVLPRAKVQYMCRKDSCPKAEGRITRDGIKCSCCQRVFTLSGFETHAGSTYGHPATCILLEDGRSLLDCQTEMLKHNKMKSFLTEPRERIKSNRPCYVNDIICSVCHYGGTLILCDQCPSSFHLGCLGLEDLPEGKWYCPSCSCCICGQSEFNENVEQFTEKTVLYCDQCEREYHVGCLKKRRRVQLESCPKGNWFCSKKCEKIFVGLHKLLGKSVSLGMDNLTWTLLKATKDDSCSLNASDEEAMIECHSKLNVALAVMHECFEPIKESHSKRDLFEDVIFCKGSELNRLNFRGFYTVLLGRKDEVISAATFRVYGEKVAEVPLIGTRVQYRRLGMCRLLLNELEKKLMELGVERLLLPAVPQVLHAWTASFGFSKMADSERLKFLEYIFLDFPDTSMCQKLLATSTGDQNKLGRKLSQSDESIKVDKYGIVPGAIPADNVEQKQDVVAGNGNNERVLIETAPIPLITESINPESNQSHGETSGGCSVNKFTERKEDGGLHGSCLKYYTRRKI